In Megalobrama amblycephala isolate DHTTF-2021 linkage group LG9, ASM1881202v1, whole genome shotgun sequence, the sequence TGGCTTGAACATGATGAGAATCTGTTAAAACACAGGCTTTCACAGATTAATAATGCACGTCAAAGTAATATTTTAGCACATCTGTTTAGCACAGGAATGTCTTCCATTAACAGAGAGAGACCTTCATCTCATGTGTATGATGCCTAATGCAttgcatttctcattttcactgCTTCAAGTTCTTCTTCATCATTACTGATAAGGATTAGGAGTTAACCTGTTACACTATGATGAGATGGTGAGCCAGCTGTGTAGCGATTTTCAATTAATAGAAAGAGTCCGTGCGCGTAATCTGGCTCACTTGAATGGAAGCGCTTCCGTTCCTCTTGCATCGCCCCCTATCGGTGGAACAGAGATTCGTGGGATCTCGTGACGTCACATTTTGCAAGTCTCCTCGGTTACTCAGGTGATGTCAGAGCCTCGCCTCCACACAACCACGTGTTCCGTATAAAAATACGAGTCCAGCGCTGGCGGGTGAAGACAGTAGCGCTGACCACCGGACAGCTTGGCATCCAAACTCGGTAGTGCGCTTCGTCAAACGGTTTGCTGCTGGAAGATCAGCGCGGTGCAATAAGAGGCTTCTAAAGGAATACATTTCTCCTGTGGATTTATATCTACTTAGAAAATAATAGTGATGGCAGTCACTCAGGCTGGATGTGACTTGACATACTGCAAGATGAGGGGAATCGTGTCAGTTCTCACCGGTACGTCTCTCTCAACGGATTTGAGTTATTCTGATGCTTATTTAGTTATGCTTTAGAAAAAGGATGTAATATgtcaaaaatttaattaaacaacTGTAATGATAGAAAAAAAAGATGTCTTTGGAGGTGTGATAGCCGTTTTTGTCTTTGTAGTCTGTTTTAATTAGgtctttaatttattattaggCTTCGCTAGTcgcatttttttctttccttctttaaaaaacaaattaaaatatatatatattatattgcattttttaaataattcatttatgCGGTCGGTGTTTCATGAGAATGATAAAAATGATGAGCATCGTTCTTGATATTTGTACTGTGAGCATTGCGGTCTGTTGTGTAACACTGACACTGTTCTTGACATTAAAGCATATTCACACGGTTCCTGAATCACAGCATGTATAAAACATGATTTCTCTCAAAGACCTGaagtgcaaattattattttgccgATAACCTTTAAGATTTTTAAGGATTTCCCTTCACGTATGTTCTTTCGTTTCAAATGCAGGGGTGTTAATGACGTCAGTTGTGGATTTCCTTCTGacgtaaatgtttttttctttctttcagctTTTATTAAAGAAAGGAAGATGGGCTTAAATGACTTTATCCAGAGGCTTGTTTCCAACCCTCCCATTTGTCAACAGTAAGTATCccaatatattaaattataagagcataataaacatttttattaggcTACATGTAGATTTTTGTACCGACAAAAGACATAGGCCAATGAAAATGAAGTGACTTCTGTGTTTCAAAATCATCAAGAAAGTGATTCAGGAAATTTCCAGCATTCATTCACCAAGTAATAGGCTACTGtagtgtatttatatatgcCTTCATTGAGGTGAGGTGTACTAGAGGATGTAATCCCATCATTGGACTTTAGCTGTACATTCTGCTAATTGTGTAGGTTAATCTGTACCGACAAGATAAAGCCAAGCACCAGAATAGTGCTCCACGAAAAGCAGCTGTCCAGGCCGCCGCTTGGCTGCAGTAAGCACCTTTGAGAAAATCCCTAATGTCCCCTAGACGAGGATAAGGGCCTGATTCAATTAAGTGCGGCCCATTTAGTCTTAGAGTCATTCAGGTCGGACCAGCGGAAAATTTCTCACCGTGTCATCTCTACCCTCCATATGCTCTAGTCTACAATAATCATTCATGCTAGAGGATGCTAGGGGTGTCTAAAAGATTCAGCCCTCAATAGACAAAATAAAAAGTCATCATTTTGGGCAGGAGGACTGTTTTTATGAGGGCAAAtggtttcaataaaatattatttgatatatattttagtaGATTTATGTAAGGTAATATTCTTGCACTGATAGCAGCTGTCTTGTCAGGTCAAAAAGTCTGAAATTTTGAATTTTCCAAAGTACCAGAAACGGCCCCTCTTAAAATTCGACAACACTGCCATCTATCTGCCTGCAAAGGCATTACAAGAAATGCTTAAAAGATGAATAGTTCTAATTCCCAATATTTAAAGAGCCTCTATATAATACAATACTGtaactataatataattttataagtATAACATATTATTAACAGAAACTGGGAGTGCCAATATAGGtcaaattaattaatcacaattCATTTTGTTATTCTGTAAgtgcgttcttttttttttttttttttttattattaaaaaatctgaaataaaatgcttaacatttttaaacCTCTTTTCTCTAGTGCTGAGGTTGGATCATTCTTAAAAATCGATGAAAACCAGAACGAGGAGCTGGAAGAGAATCACCTGTGTTTGACCAATCCCAGGAGCTCTTTGGCTGAGGAAACTCAGTACGTAGTTACTCTTCGCAATCTGTTGTTTGGTTAATTTCAGTCAGTCAGGTTTGCATTactaatgttatttaatttcctTAACAGGATCAAACCTTCAGATTTCGACTACTTAAAGATCATTGGGAAGGGGAGCTTTGGAAAGGTGTGCACAAACATACAGTCAAGATGGAAACATTTATGTAATATACTTGTAAACTGAGAATGCTAACGGCATCTTATCCCACAGGTTCTGCTCGCGCGGCACAAGGAAAGCGAACTGTACTATGCTGTGAAGGTGCTACAGAAgaaaatcattctgaaaaagaaagaggtAAGACCTAATGCAATGTTCTCATAGATGTGAAAGCGCTTCGCCGCAATCATAATAACAATGACACTCAAATTGTTTTTCAGCAAAAGCATATCATGGCAGAAAGGAGTGTATTAATGAAAAATATCAAGCATCCATTCCTGGTGGGACTGCACTTCTCTTTCCAAACCACAGACAAACTGTACTTCGTGCTAGACTACGTCAATGGAGGCGAGGTTAGTAAACAATGCGTTCATAGCCTGAAAGAAGCCACACCTGAGCTCAAAATAGTTGACTAAATTCATGAACTCATGGCATTTGTTTTTCTCCTGCAGCTGTTCTATCACCTCCAGCGTGAGAGGGTGTTTCTGGAGCCCAGGGCAAGGTTTTATGCTGCTGAAATAGCTAGTGCACTCGGTTACCTCCACTCACTGCACATAGTTTACAGGTATGTGAATGCTTGCAGTGCCTCCTAGTGGAGTAGTAATTGAACTGAGTACTCGATTCTGTTCAATATAATGGCGACCATGGGGTCTTACCTTTACCTGTCTATTTTCACAGAGACTTGAAGCCAGAGAACATCCTCTTGGACTCTCAGGGCCACATTGTCCTGACAGATTTCGGTCTGTGCAAAGAGGGACTGGAACCCAATGGCACAACCACAACATTCTGTGGAACTCCTGAGGTGAGTCATTCATGAAAGACTAtaccttgtgaaaaagaagagcacttcaattcaattcagttctattgaatgtgcacttctattgtacttcaaatcttaaaagtatattttcttgcagataatattataataatgaaataaagggGAACTTTAGTTTAGGCTACTTAAAGAGAGTACatttaacacacttaagtacacttttaaaatgtcAGTGATTTAaagttttacattaaaatatatttgaaatcattatgttttaataattttggtCATGGtttaaagtacacttattttgtaGTGTGTTATGCAATATTacctttaaagttaatatattttaaacatactaaattgcaacttcatcattataaatatatttaaatacatttcaatagaaattacatGAAAGTACATTCGGCAATACACATTAAccatactgtatatacatttccatttaattgcagttgtctgaaaacattacattcagttcacacttaagtatattcttatattcatatattatttCTGTGATAAGTGCTCTTTTTTAAAGTATCCTAAAGTGTACTTCCTTTTCACTGGGAAATACAAGATAGTTTGCCTATATTTGACTAGAAATTGTGATTTAAACAGTGTTCTAATTTCTGTTTTCCCCTTTTTCCACAGTACTTGGCACCTGAGGTGCTCCAGAAACAGGCCTATGATCGTACAGTAGACTGGTGGTGCCTGGGATCAGTACTGTTTGAGATGCTGTACGGACTGGTGAGAAGACCGATCAATTCTTTTGCCTGATAAATTACTAGACCAGCTGTAGCAAAGGATAGATTTTACAAACAATTAATCTCTCTGTCTATGTATTTCCAGCCTCCATTCTACAGTCGCAACACAGCCGAGATGTACAACAACATCCTTCACAAGCCTCTAGTCCTGAAGCCTAACGTGTCCAATGCGGGCCGTGACCTGCTGGAGGGTTTGCTGCACAAGGACCGTACCAAGAGACTGGGGTCCAAAGATGATTTTGTAAGTGGAACAACACACAGGTGCTACTCGCATATGGTTTATTTTCCTAAGATTTGTGATTCTTATACAcacttttgtttatttgtagCTGGAGCTGAAGTTCCACAGCTTCTTTTCTCCCATCAACTGGGACGACCTCATGGCTAAAAAGATTGTTCCTCCTTTCATTCCTTCAGTGGTAAGTTAACTCTTTACCTGTATAGAAATAATTAGTAATaactgtgtaattacaaatatatttaaatatatgacaTACAATAaggcattaaagggatagttcacccaaaaattaaaattctgtcatcatttactcatcctcaagttgttccaaacccgtataaatttctttgttctgattCTTCcgatcttcttttgtgttcatcagaacaaagaaatttatacaggtgattaaatgatgacaacattttcatttttgggtgaactatccctttaaggtaagACACCACAGATAAATagagtaaatttaattaaaaatttagACTAATAGATATCACCACACTTCCTCAGTAAATCAGAGCATGTTAAGCCATTAAATTCTCTAttaagttttctgaaatgttgattaaaatgcaaatgagctaaatattaaaatgctctcatttgcatacatttgcagaacaaaaatctgaacatTGGATAAAGCCAGGTTCAAAACATATGAATTGgttcaaaacacattttggaaatctctttttatcacttcataaatgaaaataaatacattttcaccaTGTTTGGAGTATATAAGTGCTACTAAAGTGGAGATTTCTGGTTTAGTTCATTAAAAAATCTAAAGGCCtttttcgttttgtatttgaaatctacagatgcaaataCTTAAAGTATAATAATAAACCTTTTCCTTTTCACTAATCTACATATTTTGAAAGCCAAATAGCCCAGAATCCTAAAAATGAtcagtgtattaaaaaaaataatggttttgcctgtggtgtcttgccttaaagtatattttagtttatcatAAATCCTTGTCTctatatagatatataataaATTGTCTATTCAATCTACAGAGTGGTCCCACTGACCTTCGGCACTTTGACCCAGAGTTCACACACTTACCTGTGTCGACCTCCCTATGCAACAACGATTACCTGCACATGACCAGCAGCGTACGGGAGGCAGCCGGAGCGTTCCCAGGTTTTTCTTATGGTCCTCCGGCTGACCGTTCCTTCCAGTAATAGCCTCCGTGACACCATCCGGAATGTCCATTCCAGCATCGAGACAGAAGAATGACCACAGGGTGGGACACTTAGCTCTTCCAATTTATTTGCATGTACGACCTGGCAGCACAAAGGGACACTGATACAACCCGGACACTCGGGCATGCCCAGGAGGAACATGGGACGTTATAGGACTACAGTAAGAAGTTCCGGAAATTATGCAATGTGTGCCAATGTTTGCAGAGTGGACCTGAGCtcctagagagagagagattagaAGTGCCTGAGAGTTTAACTGATGATCTATGGGGAAAACAATAACAGGCAAAATGAGCTTGCCGGAGATGATGGCACCAGCTACTGGGCGAAATGCCTTCTGTGATCTtttacatttgatcaaaaatgtctttggatgatgttttatttaattgtatttgtcATGCATTATTGCACAGTGGAGGTAAAGGATGAAGAAAAGTACAAAATATATGAATGGTTCGAAAAGGGGAATGATATACATCAACCCCTGTCAGTACAAGAGGATACACAGGCTGTATGACTCAAAtatcaatacatttttaatgaatgcaTTTATTATCTTCCTATTGacaaatgttaatttaataacTGCAATATTTATCATGTTGCATTATTTAATGTGGTTTGGCTTAACTCTTCAGTCCTACTCAGATTTATATTAGAAGGGAAATTAGTTTAGATCACGAAGCCACAAGGCTTTTAGCTGTGATTATTTGTCTGAATGAGTAGAAGACATCCTGTGTTCCTCCTAAAACGAATATTTTGTCTTACAAGTACGTTCTTTCCCTTTTTTCTCCAATGCCAGCACTTTTACACAATATGCCAGACACTGTGTTTCTTGGGAAGGCAATTTTACTAGTCGTACATTACATTCTTTTATCATACATTTAGTGAGATGGATGTATGTTTTAAACATACTTTTATCACCATTATCTGAAGCGATTGCTGTCTACCGAAAACACAGCATGTCGATTAGATTGTATTGAAAACGTTTGCATCTTGTATAGAAGTTATATTTACTAGCCCAAAAGGAACTGtgtcttttttttgttcaaattgTGCCTGTTCAGCTAATTTATGTATGTTGTGATGCATTTCCACGTGTGTCTATCATTCCTGTCTGCATCGTTCTGGGTTGGGCAGGGACATGGAATGCTGTGCAATAGAAATGATGACTTGATAGAGATGTGAACAATTTGTCATGCAAGACATTGTTGTTGTTGGGACGATTGAGTGGCATCGGCTTAATGAAGAAGAGGGGTTTGGATGCCCTCATGAAATGCATCCctgttttaattgtaatatatttcatATCACTGGACCAGTAATGCGCAATACATTGTTTTTTAGATTACTGCAAACATGGCAATATTGATAAAGTTTATTTTCTTCCATTTTTGGAAGCTAttcatatattgttttatatttttccatgtatatttatttacgTCACATATTGTACCTCTAATGATCAGAGTATTAAATTCTTAGAATGATGAAATATTGGGAGAATGATCTATTtgaatgcaaaataaatatttaaaaatgaatccatGGGTACTTATTCCTCACTtttgttttgatgtttgatttgtttgctttaaagcagaactaagcaacttttttaccttcataaatagttttctaagtccttacgatggttaattgacttgtagtggtgtgttcgaggtgtgcactaaccccctctggcacgtctacgccagaaaacagcacttgcaagttgagcttcgccgacccgacacgccccatgttcacgttcacggtatacggtaattcaaaaacaatgtatatattatgactttataagacaatttagaaaattacccacctccatcgagatttcttgtactgtatttgcaaaattactgcgctggtgagctttgtagtcgttgtagtccagagctgcgcttggagtatttatgacagtgtgattcactgaaggaacctgtagggggagctccGCAGATCTTACTGAGTCCcgctttcatttttaaaaaattgttcaGTTTTGGGTTGTGAATCTTCTCATGTCATCCATCCAGGGTATTTCATTTCCCAAGCCCCGAGATGCTGCAATCCTATACAGGACAAGAGATATGAGAAAATGGATAAAAGAATGGAGTTCTTATGAATGGAGTTCAAGAAACaattcttattatcaatgttaaaagctttatacacacacacacacacacatacactgccCTCGAAAAGATTGGAAACACCcatggcaaagtgtggttttagACGATATAagcataaatccttataattttttggtgcaaatacattgaagtaacttgacataatcattgaaaaccagcaataataattttcatcttgattacataataatggcaatatattcaTGTCAAAGTCAggcatgcccctttgccagctgtgatgcctggttactggtttaaacttggcccaggttcgtaaaagatttttgggtcagcaacCCTTAacagcttcaacaattgattgccaattaagtttagaatacaatgaaccaatcagaacccagtttaggtcagacagctgctaatggtggatattttgatgcatcgaaaatgtaagttttttc encodes:
- the si:ch211-195b13.1 gene encoding STKc_SGK domain-containing protein isoform X1, with amino-acid sequence MTMKTGKKSFIAPAEFPSMVPPNCYLKDRMFGLDTKHVMLKSAFIKERKMGLNDFIQRLVSNPPICQHAEVGSFLKIDENQNEELEENHLCLTNPRSSLAEETQIKPSDFDYLKIIGKGSFGKVLLARHKESELYYAVKVLQKKIILKKKEQKHIMAERSVLMKNIKHPFLVGLHFSFQTTDKLYFVLDYVNGGELFYHLQRERVFLEPRARFYAAEIASALGYLHSLHIVYRDLKPENILLDSQGHIVLTDFGLCKEGLEPNGTTTTFCGTPEYLAPEVLQKQAYDRTVDWWCLGSVLFEMLYGLPPFYSRNTAEMYNNILHKPLVLKPNVSNAGRDLLEGLLHKDRTKRLGSKDDFLELKFHSFFSPINWDDLMAKKIVPPFIPSVSGPTDLRHFDPEFTHLPVSTSLCNNDYLHMTSSVREAAGAFPGFSYGPPADRSFQ
- the si:ch211-195b13.1 gene encoding STKc_SGK domain-containing protein isoform X2 translates to MAVTQAGCDLTYCKMRGIVSVLTAFIKERKMGLNDFIQRLVSNPPICQHAEVGSFLKIDENQNEELEENHLCLTNPRSSLAEETQIKPSDFDYLKIIGKGSFGKVLLARHKESELYYAVKVLQKKIILKKKEQKHIMAERSVLMKNIKHPFLVGLHFSFQTTDKLYFVLDYVNGGELFYHLQRERVFLEPRARFYAAEIASALGYLHSLHIVYRDLKPENILLDSQGHIVLTDFGLCKEGLEPNGTTTTFCGTPEYLAPEVLQKQAYDRTVDWWCLGSVLFEMLYGLPPFYSRNTAEMYNNILHKPLVLKPNVSNAGRDLLEGLLHKDRTKRLGSKDDFLELKFHSFFSPINWDDLMAKKIVPPFIPSVSGPTDLRHFDPEFTHLPVSTSLCNNDYLHMTSSVREAAGAFPGFSYGPPADRSFQ